One Panicum virgatum strain AP13 chromosome 9K, P.virgatum_v5, whole genome shotgun sequence genomic region harbors:
- the LOC120646899 gene encoding uncharacterized protein LOC120646899 isoform X1, with protein sequence MDGDLKKLRVRFPGVRKGNNFGRQTSAVPPQQSTALGSSEMSSGGEYDAAFAATIAAAAFAIAAREEKLPTQKKPIPIEAVPPALSPVKRGESMKRPGGGSKISRWFSGKEPVEDDDDGPVNVSVRKPLKPARGKPEDRAPDHKVTPKMLETSMSVKKGSGSSNKAADRKGSKKFEQEQAIQKVPSTVRPATSYHSRRNGEGTAGVTATGGTGTKAEEWEKAKLARVREEYEKMIETIAEWETEKKVKARRQKEQKETELDKKRAKALEEYNQEMTRINKVAGGARSMAEERKYNDEKKIREKAYKIQSTGKLPRTCACF encoded by the exons ATGGACGGCGACTTGAAGAAGCTGAG GGTTCGGTTTCCTGGAGTACGAAAGGGAAATAACTTTGGAAGACAGACTTCGGCGGTACCACCACAACAAAGCACTGCTCTTGGAAGTT CTGAGATGAGCAGTGGCGGGGAATATGACGCTGCATTCGCAGCCACaattgcagcagcagcattcGCAATTGCTGCTCGAGAAGAGAAGCTTCCAACTCAGAAGAAGCCTATACCCATCGAGGCGGTGCCGCCTGCCCTGTCACCAGTCAAGAGaggagaaagcatgaaaagaccTGGAGGAGGAAGCAAAATCTCAAGATGGTTCAGTGGCAAAGAACCcgttgaagatgatgatgacggaCCAG TCAACGTATCTGTAAGGAAGCCGCTGAAACCAGCACGTGGAAAGCCTGAAGATAGAGCTCCAGATCATAAGGTGACACCAAAGATGCTTGAAACTTCTATGAGTGTAAAGAAGGGTTCAGGATCCTCCAACAAAGCAGCAGATAGGAAAGGCAGCAAGAAGTTTGAACAAGAACAGGCGATTCAAAAAGTCCCGTCGACCGTCAGGCCAGCTACATCGTATCATTCTAGACGGAACGGAGAAGGCACAGCTGGAGTGACTGCTACTGGTGGCACGGGAACCAAGGCTGAAGAATGGGAGAAGGCAAAGCTTGCAAGAGTTAGGGAGGA GTACGAAAAGATGATCGAAACCATAGCTGAATGGGAGACTGAGAAGAAGGTGAAGGCGAGACGCCAAAAAGAACAGAAAGAG ACCGAGTTAGACAAAAAGAGAGCAAAGGCACTGGAAGAATACAACCAAGAGATGACAAGGATCAACAAAGTTGCTGGAGGAGCAAGGTCAATGGCGGAGGAAAGAAAATATAATGATGAGAAGAAGATCAGAGAgaaggcatacaagatacaatcCACTGGAAAGCTTCCCCGCACATGTGCTTGCTTTTGA
- the LOC120648866 gene encoding uncharacterized protein LOC120648866: MKVFYTKLFPERSRFRSETRNMERGTWPRSTFPASMAPAGRAKKPADGEDDRAGGSLLLSKSVLLRSGVALFALGFVDAGYSGDWSRIGAISKDTEELLRRGAYVVVPLSLALIFSLSQDSNK, encoded by the exons ATGAAGGTTTTTTACACTAAATTGTTCCCGGAACGTTCCCGTTTCCGTTCCGAAACGAGGAACATGGAACGAGGAACGTGGCCACGTTCCACGTTCCCGGCTTCTATGgccccggctggccgcgcgAAGAAGCCAGCGGACGGCGAAGACGACCGAGCCGGAGGTAGCTTGTTGCTCTCCAAAAGCGTCCTGCTGCGGTCCGGCGTCGCGCTCTTCGCCCTCGGCTTCGTCGATGCCGG GTACAGCGGCGACTGGTCTCGCATCGGCGCCATCTCCAAGGACACCGAGGAGCTGCTCAGGCGGGGCGCCTACGTCGTCGTGCCGCTCTCTCTGGCCCTCATATTTTCGTTGTCCCAAGACAGCAACAAGTAA
- the LOC120646898 gene encoding uncharacterized protein LOC120646898 has product MSKALEKSSPDGTTPISSASPPESKKHEKTAPNYLRASRGSCHDFCKYGHKNPSEEEPNLSGRGRKKLPAHLKNLSLHRSAILDRSKDVRNMSLSLAKSSISLGEAVRAAPRIASANRKGVASNEHMVLLTDTAAKNKTLSSDGRKKYSTVAQKVPTNLRYSNGVKQIDKRDTVPAKGAIFPAKSKFAEKASLEKSITVGKDTTVNQSRHQRPASSPSKLNMIKQVPALSQASSQYVLSKDKSTPKGKASPAATITRVRAKPRQSATRSSDVIIKGKQAINMSGSSLSVEPKLISSVEKQKDDMEMNSIESTVAELSPNATENGYNSRPAPEETSESISVDDGVGSTEKSESIAGEALLESVISHELQKSLHGQEFNAMLGESDLEHKLAEQNIIRVQASKDEDSQADDAALCQLSEHITVVENANVYDSVLIESNSKIEDDQVEVNAPVESLISEGKDQVAVSEDFATSPELLAVDEKHAEEPDSCLGFAFGNAVENATADEVFDARMNNNTSQCQSISETSSDGGLLEEPKSMLIEPSDSAVDEIASVSNENTFERDGLKSEVFISQSPEELSNDEFFEEYDFESSESDESCTEDEEATINRDRGESLKSGDPRRRRISTGELDDTSLTPYKMKFKRGKIVELPPHSSGPRRLKFRRKSANEVSNHETQPIRRIYKRNSTSNVVPTNPDIESSGVKLRHQDAQEKKDAQGLFNNVIEETASKLVESRKSKVKALVGAFETVISLQDGKPTPSTQQAGSSQDLFPDDEGNAPEEA; this is encoded by the coding sequence ATGTCCAAAGCTTTGGAAAAGAGTTCACCTGATGGCACCACACCTATAAGTTCAGCTTCACCTCCAGAGTCAAAAAAGCATGAGAAGACCGCGCCAAATTATCTCAGAGCTTCTAGAGGCTCATGCCATGATTTTTGCAAGTATGGACACAAAAATCCTTCTGAAGAGGAGCCGAATTTatcaggaagaggaagaaagaaactccctgctcatctgaaaaatTTGTCGTTGCACAGATCAGCTATCTTGGATAGGTCCAAGGATGTCAGGAACATGAGTCTTTCACTAGCCAAGTCGAGTATATCTCTGGGTGAAGCTGTACGGGCTGCACCCAGAATAGCATCAGCAAACCGAAAAGGTGTTGCATCCAATGAACATATGGTCCTGCTGACAGATACAGCAGCTAAAAATAAAACTTTGAGCTCTGATGGAAGAAAGAAGTATTCAACTGTTGCACAGAAGGTCCCAACAAATTTGAGGTACTCAAATGGAgttaaacaaattgataaaagGGACACAGTGCCAGCCAAGGGGGCCATATTTCCTGCGAAGTCAAAGTTTGCAGAGAAGGCCTCACTTGAGAAATCTATTACTGTGGGCAAAGACACAACAGTTAATCAATCAAGGCATCAGAGGCCAGCCTCATCTCCCAGTAAACTTAACATGATTAAACAAGTGCCTGCTCTATCTCAGGCTTCTAGTCAATATGTACTTTCAAAAGATAAAAGTACTCCGAAGGGAAAGGCATCTCCAGCAGCAACTATTACTAGAGTGCGTGCAAAACCCAGACAAAGTGCTACAAGATCAAGCGATGTGATTATAAAAGGGAAGCAAGCCATAAATATGTCCGGGTCATCCTTATCTGTGGAACCCAAGCTAATTTCTTCTGTTGAAAAACAAAAGGATGATATGGAAATGAATTCTATTGAGTCAACAGTAGCAGAACTGTCTCCAAATGCCACAGAAAATGGATACAATTCTCGACCAGCACCAGAAGAAACAAGTGAATCCATTTCGGTGGATGATGGGGTAGGAAGCACTGAAAAAAGTGAATCAATAGCAGGCGAAGCCCTCCTGGAAAGTGTCATCTCTCATGAGCTGCAGAAATCATTACATGGCCAGGAATTCAATGCTATGCTAGGTGAATCTGATCTAGAACATAAATTAGCAGAACAGAATATCATTCGTGTTCAAGCTTCAAAGGATGAAGATAGCCAAGCTGATGATGCAGCTCTTTGTCAACTATCAGAACATATAACAGTTGTTGAAAATGCAAATGTGTATGACTCTGTATTAATTGAAAGTAATTCAAAAATTGAGGATGATCAAGTTGAAGTTAATGCACCTGTGGAGTCTCTAATCTCTGAAGGTAAGGACCAAGTGGCAGTAAGCGAAGATTTCGCAACATCCCCAGAACTACTGGCGGTTGATGAAAAACATGCTGAGGAGCCTGATTCTTGTCTTGGATTTGCTTTTGGAAATGCAGTAGAGAATGCTACGGCTGATGAAGTTTTTGATGCTAGGATGAATAACAATACTTCTCAATGCCAATCAATTTCAGAAACTTCATCAGATGGTGGACTTCTGGAGGAGCCTAAGTCCATGCTAATTGAACCAAGTGATTCTGCTGTTGATGAGATAGCAAGTGTCAGTAATGAAAATACCTTTGAACGGGATGGACTGAAATCAGAGGTTTTTATTTCACAGTCACCAGAAGAACTATCAAATGATGAATTTTTTGAAGAATATGATTTTGAATCAAGTGAATCAGATGAATCTTGTacagaagatgaagaggcaACAATCAACAGAGATAGGGGTGAATCATTAAAATCTGGTGACCCAAGGCGAAGAAGAATCTCCACTGGTGAACTGGATGATACTAGTCTCACACCTTATAAAATGAAGTTTAAGAGGGGCAAAATTGTAGAACTCCCACCACACAGCAGTGGCCCAAGGAGATTGAAATTTAGAAGAAAGTCTGCAAATGAAGTTTCGAATCATGAAACCCAGCCAATAAGAAGGATTTACAAGAGGAATAGCACAAGTAATGTTGTTCCTACTAACCCAGATATTGAATCTTCTGGTGTGAAACTGCGGCATCAAGATGCACAAGAGAAGAAAGATGCACAAGGATTGTTCAATAATGTAATCGAAGAGACTGCAAGTAAGCTAGTGGAATCCAGGAAAAGCAAGGTAAAGGCTTTAGTTGGTGCTTTTGAAACAGTGATTTCTCTTCAGGATGGCAAACCCACACCATCGACACAACAAGCTGGTAGCTCCCAAGATTTATTTCCTGATGATGAGGGTAATGCACCTGAGGAAGCTTAA
- the LOC120646900 gene encoding uncharacterized protein LOC120646900, translating to MWSFASNAIAGSLKKKAQPSKCSTSNPDCSDDEVSSCTSREEGLDCPICWESFNLVENVPYVLWCGHTMCKNCILGLHWAVVKFPSLPIQLPLFISCPWCNLLSFRLVYKGNLRFPRKNYFLLWMVESMNGERAKFHSTNHNEHHSSWHSSAGPSSSHHHQRNAVIRAESSSAGDTNFIHNIFHTDNIGASLQKLMVCFMQLTAKFPLVIIFLLIALYAVPASAAVLVLYVLVTFLFALPSFFILYFAYPSLDWLVREIFA from the coding sequence ATGTGGAGTTTTGCATCAAATGCCATAGCTGGAAGCTTAAAGAAAAAGGCGCAGCCTTCAAAATGCAGCACATCCAATCCAGACTGTTCTGATGATGAGGTTTCTTCATGTACAAGCAGAGAGGAAGGCCTTGATTGTCCAATATGCTGGGAATCCTTCAACCTTGTGGAGAATGTTCCCTATGTCTTGTGGTGTGGCCACACAATGTGCAAGAACTGTATCCTTGGTCTTCACTGGGCTGTTGTCAAGTTTCCTTCCCTTCCTATCCAGCTGCCACTGTTCATCTCATGCCCCTGGTGCAATCTGTTGTCTTTCCGGCTGGTGTACAAAGGCAACCTCAGGTTCCCACGCAAGAATTACTTTCTGCTCTGGATGGTTGAGAGCATGAATGGTGAGAGAGCAAAATTCCATTCCACTAATCACAATGAACATCATTCCTCATGGCATTCCAGTGCTGGCCCAAGTTCCAGTCATCACCACCAAAGAAATGCTGTTATCCGAGCAGAGAGCTCTTCTGCTGGAGATACGAACTTCATCCATAACATTTTCCACACTGACAACATCGGTGCGTCTCTCCAAAAGCTCATGGTGTGCTTCATGCAGCTGACAGCCAAGTTTCCACTTGTGATAATCTTCCTGCTGATAGCCCTTTATGCTGTCCCCGCGAGTGCTGCTGTTCTGGTGCTGTATGTCCTTGTGACATTTTTGTTTGCGCTGCCATCGTTTTTTATCCTCTACTTCGCTTATCCCAGCTTGGACTGGCTTGTCAGAGAGATCTTCGCTTAA
- the LOC120646899 gene encoding uncharacterized protein LOC120646899 isoform X2 yields MDGDLKKLRVRFPGVRKGNNFGRQTSAVPPQQSTALGSSEMSSGGEYDAAFAATIAAAAFAIAAREEKLPTQKKPIPIEAVPPALSPVKRGESMKRPGGGSKISRWFSGKEPVEDDDDGPVNVSVRKPLKPARGKPEDRAPDHKVTPKMLETSMSVKKGSGSSNKAADRKGSKKFEQEQAIQKVPSTVRPATSYHSRRNGEGTAGVTATGGTGTKAEEWEKAKLARVREEYEKMIETIAEWETEKKTELDKKRAKALEEYNQEMTRINKVAGGARSMAEERKYNDEKKIREKAYKIQSTGKLPRTCACF; encoded by the exons ATGGACGGCGACTTGAAGAAGCTGAG GGTTCGGTTTCCTGGAGTACGAAAGGGAAATAACTTTGGAAGACAGACTTCGGCGGTACCACCACAACAAAGCACTGCTCTTGGAAGTT CTGAGATGAGCAGTGGCGGGGAATATGACGCTGCATTCGCAGCCACaattgcagcagcagcattcGCAATTGCTGCTCGAGAAGAGAAGCTTCCAACTCAGAAGAAGCCTATACCCATCGAGGCGGTGCCGCCTGCCCTGTCACCAGTCAAGAGaggagaaagcatgaaaagaccTGGAGGAGGAAGCAAAATCTCAAGATGGTTCAGTGGCAAAGAACCcgttgaagatgatgatgacggaCCAG TCAACGTATCTGTAAGGAAGCCGCTGAAACCAGCACGTGGAAAGCCTGAAGATAGAGCTCCAGATCATAAGGTGACACCAAAGATGCTTGAAACTTCTATGAGTGTAAAGAAGGGTTCAGGATCCTCCAACAAAGCAGCAGATAGGAAAGGCAGCAAGAAGTTTGAACAAGAACAGGCGATTCAAAAAGTCCCGTCGACCGTCAGGCCAGCTACATCGTATCATTCTAGACGGAACGGAGAAGGCACAGCTGGAGTGACTGCTACTGGTGGCACGGGAACCAAGGCTGAAGAATGGGAGAAGGCAAAGCTTGCAAGAGTTAGGGAGGA GTACGAAAAGATGATCGAAACCATAGCTGAATGGGAGACTGAGAAGAAG ACCGAGTTAGACAAAAAGAGAGCAAAGGCACTGGAAGAATACAACCAAGAGATGACAAGGATCAACAAAGTTGCTGGAGGAGCAAGGTCAATGGCGGAGGAAAGAAAATATAATGATGAGAAGAAGATCAGAGAgaaggcatacaagatacaatcCACTGGAAAGCTTCCCCGCACATGTGCTTGCTTTTGA